The Sulfurospirillum halorespirans DSM 13726 genome has a window encoding:
- a CDS encoding cobyric acid synthase, with protein sequence MKHKNLMVYGTGSDVGKSVIVAGLCRILKQDGVRVCPFKSQNMALNSYITKDGKEMGRAQVVQAEAAGLEPDVMMNPILLKPSTDRKAQVILHGKALRNMDAREYFTNRGAMKIEVMKAYNKIRENYDVSIIEGAGSPAEINLKVDDLVNTGMAEMADAPAVLVADIDKGGVFASIYGTIKLLEKHESARIKGVIINKFRGDVTLLEPGLRMIEEKINIPVLGVIPYIQLGIEEEDGFGDRHLEKKARGAIDIAVIVPKRISNFTDMDALLRHSDVTVRYVRKVHEIENPDVIILPGSKNTIEDMLDLQQRGMAEAVIKHAKNGVIIFGICGGFQMLGQKIQDEFGIESSIQEITGLGLLDIETTMLKEKTTTQFEGLLSCNTGFLQGMTKCRIKGYEIHQGITYGNEANLFEGTEALLGAIRDNVIGTYIHGVFDNSDFTTEFLNRIREKKGITKVDEVFDYDAYKQGEYDKLALLLRENLDMRAIYNIIGVE encoded by the coding sequence ATGAAACATAAAAATTTAATGGTTTACGGTACAGGTTCGGATGTTGGTAAGAGCGTTATTGTGGCAGGATTATGCCGTATTCTTAAGCAAGATGGTGTGCGAGTTTGCCCTTTTAAATCTCAAAATATGGCCTTAAATTCTTATATCACCAAAGATGGAAAAGAGATGGGACGTGCCCAAGTGGTGCAAGCAGAAGCCGCAGGGCTGGAGCCTGATGTGATGATGAATCCTATATTGCTGAAACCTTCAACAGACCGCAAGGCACAAGTCATCTTGCATGGAAAAGCTTTACGCAATATGGATGCTCGAGAGTATTTCACCAATCGTGGTGCTATGAAAATAGAGGTTATGAAGGCTTATAACAAGATACGCGAAAACTATGATGTATCTATTATCGAAGGAGCTGGAAGTCCTGCTGAGATTAATTTGAAAGTAGATGACTTGGTCAATACCGGTATGGCAGAAATGGCTGATGCGCCAGCTGTTTTGGTTGCAGACATTGATAAAGGAGGCGTTTTTGCCTCAATATATGGAACGATAAAACTTTTGGAAAAACATGAAAGTGCTCGTATCAAAGGGGTTATTATCAATAAGTTTCGTGGTGATGTAACCTTACTTGAACCAGGGCTTCGTATGATTGAAGAAAAAATCAATATTCCTGTTCTTGGCGTTATCCCTTATATACAACTGGGTATTGAAGAAGAAGATGGTTTTGGTGATAGGCATTTAGAAAAAAAAGCACGTGGGGCAATTGATATCGCCGTTATTGTACCTAAGCGCATTTCAAATTTTACCGACATGGATGCCCTTTTGAGACACAGTGATGTAACCGTGCGTTATGTTCGAAAAGTACATGAGATTGAAAATCCAGATGTTATTATCTTGCCAGGGTCAAAAAACACTATCGAGGATATGCTGGATCTTCAACAAAGAGGCATGGCCGAAGCGGTGATTAAACATGCAAAAAATGGGGTGATTATCTTTGGTATTTGTGGTGGATTTCAGATGTTAGGTCAAAAAATTCAAGATGAATTTGGAATTGAATCTTCCATTCAAGAAATAACCGGACTGGGTCTTTTAGATATCGAAACAACGATGTTAAAAGAAAAGACAACGACGCAATTTGAAGGCTTACTCAGTTGTAATACAGGTTTTCTTCAAGGAATGACTAAATGCCGTATCAAAGGATATGAAATCCATCAAGGCATCACGTATGGCAATGAAGCCAATTTATTTGAAGGTACTGAGGCATTACTCGGGGCAATACGGGACAATGTTATAGGAACCTATATCCATGGGGTGTTTGATAATTCTGACTTTACCACTGAATTTTTAAATCGTATTCGTGAGAAAAAAGGCATTACAAAAGTCGATGAAGTCTTTGACTATGACGCTTATAAACAAGGTGAGTACGACAAGTTGGCTTTATTGTTACGTGAAAATCTAGATATGAGAGCTATTTACAACATTATAGGAGTTGAATGA